From the Amycolatopsis thermoflava N1165 genome, one window contains:
- a CDS encoding sigma-70 family RNA polymerase sigma factor gives MTPPLFEPADPVRAYLTGISRAGLLTIEEEVTLAKRIEAGLYAQHLLATTRVLDPQRRADLLTIAEEGREAKNRLLEANLRLVVSIAKRYTGRGMSLLDLIQEGNLGLIRAVEKYDYTPGFKFSTYATWWIRQAISRALADQSRTIRIPVHLAEQVNRVLAARRELAARLGREPGHEDIAAELSLTPFQVIELLSYNEEPISLDQTVGTDGSSVLADLLCHPDRPGVPASYHVLRREIDELLSTLKPREQQVIRLRCGLDDGRQRTLEEVGRELGVTRERIRQIERRTLGKLREESRTARLQAYVS, from the coding sequence GTGACCCCACCGCTCTTCGAGCCGGCCGATCCGGTCCGCGCGTACCTCACCGGCATCAGCCGCGCCGGCCTCCTGACCATCGAGGAGGAGGTCACGCTCGCCAAACGGATCGAGGCCGGGCTCTACGCCCAGCACCTGCTCGCGACCACGCGGGTGCTCGATCCGCAGCGGCGCGCCGACCTGCTCACGATCGCCGAGGAGGGCCGGGAGGCCAAGAACCGGCTGCTGGAGGCGAACCTGCGGCTGGTGGTGAGCATCGCCAAGCGCTACACCGGCCGCGGCATGTCGCTGCTGGACCTCATCCAGGAGGGCAACCTCGGTCTGATCCGCGCCGTGGAGAAGTACGACTACACGCCAGGCTTCAAGTTCTCCACCTACGCGACGTGGTGGATCCGGCAGGCGATCAGCCGCGCGCTGGCCGACCAGTCCCGCACCATCCGCATCCCGGTGCACCTGGCCGAACAGGTCAACCGCGTGCTGGCCGCGCGCCGCGAACTGGCCGCGCGGCTGGGCCGGGAGCCGGGCCACGAGGACATCGCCGCGGAGCTGAGCCTGACGCCGTTCCAGGTGATCGAGCTGCTCTCCTACAACGAAGAGCCGATCAGCCTCGACCAGACCGTCGGCACGGACGGCAGCAGCGTGCTCGCGGATCTGTTGTGCCACCCGGACCGGCCCGGCGTGCCCGCGTCCTACCACGTGCTGCGCCGGGAGATCGACGAGCTGCTGTCCACGCTGAAACCACGGGAGCAGCAGGTGATCCGGCTGCGCTGCGGTCTGGACGACGGCCGTCAGCGCACGCTCGAGGAGGTCGGGCGCGAGCTGGGCGTGACGCGCGAGCGGATCCGCCAGATCGAGCGGCGGACGCTGGGCAAGCTGCGGGAGGAATCGCGCACCGCGCGGCTGCAGGCCTACGTCTCCTGA
- the eccD gene encoding type VII secretion integral membrane protein EccD: MTSAMGTTLAKVSITTPKRGIDVALPENVPVAELLPYILRHAGEDAPDTGEQHGGWSLRRPTGELLEGRQTLAAQQVRDGEILHLVPGPVDWPEIEYDDLVEAIASGARRYGRSWGRAATRRAGLVVAAVLLCGGSLVSLLFEPPWLDAGLIMLSAAVVLTALGIVVARAVPDAYAGAVFAGSALPYAFLGGYLPTAPDHQGLFSFGSAQLLLGTISLLVFGIVGYLGVGAMSRVFVAAISTGFLGALGALFGGWMDPDAAGALVLTIAIGLLPGYPWLSLRLGRVPLPALPQRSADLLKDEPHPATPAVFDAAARADELLTGFLTGAALISAFSSIFLAAHGGGSRLIMLILACAALLLRARLFPVPRQRIPLLVAGLWVFALLADWCFGTASGNGGIGLFLLALVVIALLVAAAGLVYSRKNPSPWFGRIADIVDVMAIVALIPFAGFITGFFAYVQGLMASIG, from the coding sequence ATGACGTCGGCGATGGGCACGACCCTCGCGAAGGTGAGCATCACGACCCCGAAACGCGGGATCGACGTCGCGCTCCCGGAGAACGTGCCGGTCGCGGAACTGCTGCCCTACATCCTGCGGCACGCGGGCGAGGACGCGCCGGACACCGGCGAGCAGCACGGCGGCTGGTCGCTGCGGCGCCCCACCGGCGAACTGCTCGAAGGCAGGCAGACGCTCGCCGCGCAGCAGGTGCGCGACGGCGAGATCCTGCACCTCGTCCCCGGCCCGGTCGACTGGCCCGAGATCGAGTACGACGACCTGGTCGAGGCCATCGCCAGCGGCGCGCGGCGGTACGGCCGCAGCTGGGGCCGCGCGGCCACCCGGCGCGCCGGGCTGGTCGTCGCCGCGGTGCTGTTGTGCGGCGGCAGCCTGGTCTCGCTGTTGTTCGAACCACCGTGGCTGGACGCGGGCCTGATCATGCTGTCCGCCGCGGTGGTCCTGACCGCGCTGGGCATCGTGGTGGCGCGGGCGGTGCCGGACGCGTACGCGGGGGCGGTGTTCGCCGGATCGGCGCTGCCGTACGCCTTCCTCGGCGGGTACCTGCCGACCGCGCCGGACCACCAGGGGCTGTTCTCGTTCGGTTCGGCGCAGTTGCTGCTGGGGACCATTTCGCTGCTGGTCTTCGGCATCGTGGGCTACCTCGGGGTGGGCGCGATGAGCCGCGTGTTCGTCGCCGCGATCAGCACCGGGTTCCTCGGCGCGCTGGGGGCGCTGTTCGGCGGGTGGATGGACCCGGACGCGGCCGGCGCGCTGGTCCTGACCATCGCGATCGGCCTGCTGCCCGGGTACCCGTGGCTGTCGCTGCGGCTGGGCCGGGTCCCGCTGCCCGCGCTGCCGCAGCGGTCGGCGGACCTGCTCAAGGACGAACCGCACCCGGCCACCCCGGCCGTGTTCGACGCCGCGGCGCGCGCCGACGAACTGCTCACCGGTTTCCTCACCGGCGCCGCGCTGATCAGCGCGTTCTCGTCGATCTTCCTCGCCGCGCACGGCGGTGGCTCGCGGTTGATCATGCTGATCCTCGCGTGCGCGGCGCTGCTGCTGCGGGCCCGGCTGTTCCCGGTGCCGCGCCAGCGGATCCCGCTGCTGGTCGCCGGGCTGTGGGTGTTCGCGCTGCTGGCCGACTGGTGCTTCGGCACCGCGTCCGGCAACGGCGGGATCGGGCTGTTCCTGCTGGCGCTGGTGGTGATCGCGCTGCTGGTCGCGGCCGCCGGGCTGGTCTACAGCCGCAAGAACCCGTCGCCGTGGTTCGGCCGCATCGCGGACATCGTGGACGTCATGGCTATCGTGGCCCTGATCCCGTTCGCGGGATTCATCACCGGATTCTTCGCATACGTCCAGGGCCTGATGGCCTCGATCGGCTGA
- a CDS encoding type VII secretion protein EccE produces MEGAPQVITTGQQPQAAAQFDARGGGSAELRAQARGQAWFRPVRGRGRLGVVSLARLLAFEIVLVVVAAVGVQELWALIAAGVIGLAVIVGMFGRSKGRWWTESLMLWMGFRSRRGTSGEKRDDPRLTALCELAPDLVVEDIDGPGETKLGMGSDEAGWFAVLEVSGGADVATPPVPLAALARTAAEAEQAGVVMQVVTHSVPGREPGTRDRALWVAVRLDARAVAESMIDSPGGRLDVPAVLAEITRRAERVLRRRGLRARMLTADEVVDALARSCDLLPGGGPARVHEAWESWHSTRLTHGCFWIQSWPDPDRGTGLLAALAELPADLVSIALLLEPSFDGTTLRCLVRVAATAQRYPQVCDLVKTLAGRNGARVSRLDGQHGPAVYASAPSGGGAR; encoded by the coding sequence GTGGAAGGGGCTCCGCAGGTGATCACGACTGGCCAGCAGCCGCAGGCAGCCGCGCAGTTCGACGCGCGCGGCGGCGGCTCCGCCGAGCTGCGCGCCCAGGCCAGAGGGCAGGCGTGGTTCCGGCCCGTGCGCGGCCGCGGGCGGCTCGGTGTGGTGAGCCTCGCCCGGCTGCTGGCGTTCGAGATCGTGCTGGTGGTCGTCGCCGCGGTCGGCGTGCAGGAACTGTGGGCGCTGATCGCCGCGGGCGTGATCGGGCTCGCGGTGATCGTCGGGATGTTCGGCCGCTCGAAGGGCCGCTGGTGGACCGAGAGCCTGATGCTGTGGATGGGTTTCCGGTCGCGCCGCGGCACTTCGGGGGAGAAGCGGGACGACCCGCGGTTGACCGCGCTGTGCGAGCTGGCGCCGGACCTCGTCGTCGAGGACATCGACGGGCCGGGGGAGACCAAGCTCGGCATGGGCAGTGACGAGGCGGGCTGGTTCGCCGTGCTCGAGGTGTCCGGCGGCGCGGACGTGGCGACCCCGCCGGTGCCGCTGGCCGCGCTGGCCCGCACCGCCGCCGAGGCCGAGCAGGCGGGCGTGGTGATGCAGGTCGTCACGCACTCGGTGCCCGGCCGCGAGCCCGGGACGCGTGACCGCGCCCTGTGGGTCGCGGTGCGCCTGGACGCGCGGGCCGTCGCCGAGTCGATGATCGATTCGCCGGGCGGGCGCCTCGACGTGCCCGCCGTGCTGGCCGAGATCACCCGCCGCGCCGAGCGCGTGCTGCGCCGGCGCGGGCTGCGGGCGCGGATGCTGACCGCGGACGAGGTCGTCGACGCGCTCGCCCGCTCCTGCGACCTGCTGCCCGGTGGCGGCCCGGCGCGGGTGCACGAGGCCTGGGAGTCGTGGCACTCCACGCGCCTGACCCACGGGTGCTTCTGGATCCAGTCCTGGCCGGACCCCGACCGCGGCACCGGGCTGCTCGCCGCGCTGGCCGAGCTGCCCGCGGACCTGGTCAGCATCGCGCTGCTGCTGGAGCCGTCGTTCGACGGGACCACGCTGCGCTGCCTGGTCCGGGTCGCCGCGACGGCGCAGCGGTATCCGCAGGTGTGCGACCTGGTGAAGACGCTGGCCGGGCGCAACGGCGCCCGGGTGTCGCGTTTGGACGGTCAGCACGGCCCGGCCGTGTATGCTTCGGCACCGAGCGGGGGAGGTGCACGATGA
- the eccB gene encoding type VII secretion protein EccB: protein MPTRRDQLQAYQFMMQRVTSALIVHETDPELTPLRRGVGAVFAGVMIAVLVAAGFGVYGVFTGVGGTSWKTDGAVIIERETGATFVYSSGELQPTLNYASARLLTSADKAGPHRVAGKDLAGLPRKPAVGIPGAPASLPPANRATATPWTMCSVLGQNLAGAPLTTTTLMVGQSMPGGVPLGQRAILARDSTDGTVYLVWNNHRYRITDAAVIRSVFGAQAGPVEAGTAWLNGLPVGQDLGRIDVPGQGAPSSVLSGFQVGDVVYYPLSRGVQYYLVRQEGLAPLTELQVRIISGQYSVQPKEIPAAAANAAPTSNALVPAEGEAAPPSLPPELATVPDEGRAALCAETHDARTDPVISVGGDPNAMAAAITTSVESGTGTKLADRVLVPPGSVAVVRVLPSATATTGAYTLVTDTGLRYPVPSEDVLGQLGYAASSAVDMPAALVQRIPEGPTLNPSAAMVSAVP from the coding sequence GTGCCCACTCGTCGCGACCAGCTGCAGGCCTACCAGTTCATGATGCAGCGGGTCACCTCCGCGCTCATCGTGCACGAGACCGATCCGGAGCTGACCCCGTTGCGGCGCGGTGTGGGCGCGGTGTTCGCCGGGGTGATGATCGCGGTGCTGGTCGCCGCGGGCTTCGGCGTTTACGGGGTGTTCACCGGAGTCGGTGGCACGTCCTGGAAAACCGACGGCGCGGTGATCATCGAGCGGGAGACCGGCGCGACGTTCGTGTACTCCTCCGGCGAGCTGCAGCCGACCCTGAACTACGCCTCCGCACGGTTGCTGACCAGCGCGGACAAGGCCGGACCGCACCGCGTGGCCGGCAAGGACCTCGCCGGGCTGCCGCGCAAGCCCGCCGTGGGCATCCCCGGCGCGCCGGCCTCGCTGCCGCCCGCGAACCGTGCGACCGCGACGCCGTGGACGATGTGCTCGGTGCTGGGTCAGAATCTGGCCGGCGCACCGCTGACCACGACGACGTTGATGGTCGGGCAGTCGATGCCGGGCGGCGTCCCGCTCGGGCAGCGCGCGATCCTGGCTCGCGACTCCACGGACGGCACCGTCTACCTGGTGTGGAACAACCACCGCTACCGGATCACCGACGCCGCCGTGATCCGCTCGGTGTTCGGCGCTCAGGCCGGCCCCGTCGAAGCGGGCACCGCCTGGCTGAACGGGCTTCCCGTGGGGCAGGACCTCGGCCGCATCGACGTGCCCGGCCAGGGCGCACCGTCCTCTGTGCTCAGTGGTTTCCAGGTCGGCGACGTGGTCTACTACCCGCTGTCCCGCGGCGTGCAGTACTACCTGGTCCGGCAGGAGGGACTGGCCCCGCTGACGGAGTTGCAGGTGCGGATCATCTCCGGCCAGTACTCCGTGCAGCCCAAGGAGATCCCCGCCGCGGCCGCGAACGCGGCGCCGACCAGCAACGCGCTGGTGCCGGCCGAGGGCGAGGCGGCCCCGCCGTCGCTGCCGCCGGAGCTGGCCACCGTACCCGACGAGGGCCGCGCGGCCCTGTGCGCGGAGACGCACGACGCCCGCACCGACCCGGTGATCTCGGTCGGCGGTGACCCGAACGCCATGGCCGCGGCCATCACGACCAGCGTGGAGAGCGGCACCGGCACGAAGCTGGCCGACCGCGTGCTGGTCCCGCCGGGCAGCGTCGCCGTGGTGCGGGTGCTGCCATCGGCCACGGCGACCACGGGTGCGTACACGCTGGTCACCGACACCGGCCTGCGCTACCCGGTGCCGTCCGAGGACGTGCTCGGTCAGCTGGGGTACGCGGCCTCGTCGGCGGTGGACATGCCGGCGGCGCTGGTGCAGCGCATCCCCGAGGGCCCGACGCTGAACCCGTCGGCCGCGATGGTGTCGGCCGTCCCGTAG
- a CDS encoding WXG100 family type VII secretion target: MVLRYDGTVGDTGSTNITKSGELIQLFEQFKNKAKAILADDWNGAAATAFDEAQEIWNQRVNNYASTHQDMGNAVIKAAENAFDKDLQARGFFNI, translated from the coding sequence ATGGTTTTGCGTTACGACGGCACGGTGGGCGACACCGGCTCGACCAACATCACGAAGTCCGGCGAACTGATCCAGCTGTTCGAGCAGTTCAAGAACAAGGCCAAGGCCATCCTGGCCGACGACTGGAACGGTGCCGCGGCCACGGCGTTCGACGAGGCCCAGGAGATCTGGAACCAGCGCGTCAACAACTACGCCAGCACGCACCAGGACATGGGTAACGCCGTGATCAAGGCGGCGGAGAACGCGTTCGACAAGGACCTGCAGGCGAGGGGCTTCTTCAACATCTGA
- a CDS encoding YbaB/EbfC family nucleoid-associated protein — MEFPADRVDPVFQEMLEELQQATANLPAAQQRMLEMTGIAWSPDRTVKVVVGPRGQLVDLEIDPRVFRKPDAAALQAMILEASAEAVAQVQAQIQELMAEHFSPAFSELQEQVQPERAGAMDYLHRPDAEIYAERKAERKAER; from the coding sequence GTGGAGTTCCCCGCCGACAGAGTGGATCCGGTCTTCCAGGAGATGCTGGAGGAACTGCAGCAGGCGACGGCGAACCTGCCCGCGGCGCAGCAGCGGATGCTGGAGATGACCGGCATCGCCTGGTCGCCGGACCGCACGGTCAAGGTGGTCGTCGGACCTCGCGGTCAGCTCGTCGACCTCGAGATCGATCCGCGGGTGTTCCGCAAGCCGGATGCGGCCGCGCTGCAGGCCATGATCCTCGAAGCCTCCGCGGAGGCCGTGGCCCAGGTGCAGGCCCAGATCCAGGAGCTGATGGCCGAACACTTCTCACCCGCGTTCAGCGAGCTGCAGGAACAGGTGCAGCCCGAGCGGGCCGGGGCGATGGACTACCTCCACCGTCCCGACGCCGAGATCTACGCCGAGCGTAAGGCCGAGCGGAAGGCAGAGCGATGA
- a CDS encoding type VII secretion protein EccC: protein MGTIIVKRPLRRPAPDLPSGDVVLDPPPENPPPAGKSWSRVLMILPMLAGTGGMALLIGAGRSGPLMYVAGGLYGVAVLGMILFQIISQGGQGASKQEMIANRRRYMRRLSQLRAQVRDTIDQQRKAMFYRHPDPSRLWSTAQSARVWERRPGDWDFTVIRIGLGSQELATPLVPPETKPIDELEPLCAMALRKFVTTYSTVPDLPVAVALRGFSRIYLTGDDDRKRAMARALVAQLGTFHAPGDVLTAFCVRERELWDWAKWLPHALHPTKTDAVGQIRLVAPSVTALEAMLDDVLANRPRFNPGTQPIEGSTHVVVFVDGGDTGGSEHLMIEGGVEGVTVIDLSGEPPRLLDSATLVLDVSPEGNLTSRTMDGAGNIGTADGLDVEEMRGLVRTLAPLRLSALTASEQPLSGSLELTDLLGLGDPYEFDLAKSWEARSNRDRLRVPIGITADGRPMELDLKESAQDGMGPHGLLVGATGSGKSELLRTLVLALAVTHDSEILNFVLVDFKGGATFTKLDRLPHTSAVITNLADELHLVDRMLDAIGGELVRRQELLRKAGNYGSQRDYEKARTAGAPLDPLPALLIVVDEFSELLTARPDFIDMFVQIGRVGRSLGVHLLLASQRLEEGRLRGLDSHLSYRIALRTFSAMESRVVLGTPDAFQLPRSPGNGFLKTGVDELTRFKAAYVSGVHRRGTVQHTDDEGRQIDPVQDYSTAYLRPRLAEKPLEQPKPAESDELGETLMDVLVERLEGKGVAAHQVWLPPLAEPPSLDKLLEPLVHDPQRGLTTGQTEYVGALRAAAGVIDRPADQRRDVCWLDLSGAGGNIAVVGGPQSGKSTVIRTIIGSLALTHTPAEVQFFCLDFGGGGLTAMRDLAHVGGVATRREVDRVRRSIAEARTLLAEREQRFSEHGIDGMATYRKQLREGRFPEDRFGDLFLVIDGWGTIRSEFEDLEPAINELINRGLAFGIHVVTSSNRWLDLRMNVRDMFGSRIELRLGDPVDSVIGRRQAAGVPEQSPGRGLSPDGMHFLSGVPRIDGRETADDLADGVQHLVETISGVWTGPRAPRVRLLPAELPYSELPAPDGKGIPIGISETDLQPVRLDFVTEPHLVLFGDVGSGKSTFLRALAKSIMTRYSPDEAQIALIDFRRSMLGLVPDEYLIGYATTSGTVQEMTRLTIDAMQKRLPGGDITPEQLRSRSWWSGPELFILVDDYDLVAPNPHDNPLTHLLEFMTQGRDIGLHLVVTRRTGGAARAMFDPVIARIRDLASPGILMSGSREEGPLLGNIKPQQLPPGRGWFITRGGGARLVQLAHLPADE from the coding sequence TTGGGAACGATCATAGTCAAGCGGCCACTCCGGCGGCCCGCGCCTGACCTGCCATCAGGCGACGTGGTGCTCGACCCGCCACCGGAGAACCCGCCGCCCGCGGGCAAGAGCTGGTCGCGGGTGCTGATGATCCTGCCCATGCTCGCCGGCACCGGCGGCATGGCCCTGCTGATCGGCGCGGGGCGGTCCGGTCCGCTGATGTACGTCGCCGGTGGTCTCTACGGCGTCGCGGTGCTCGGCATGATCCTGTTCCAGATCATCAGCCAGGGCGGGCAGGGCGCGAGCAAGCAGGAGATGATCGCCAACCGCCGCCGGTACATGCGACGGCTCTCGCAGCTGCGCGCGCAGGTGCGGGACACGATCGACCAGCAGCGCAAGGCGATGTTCTACCGCCACCCGGACCCGTCGCGGCTGTGGTCGACGGCCCAGAGCGCGCGCGTGTGGGAACGCCGTCCCGGCGACTGGGACTTCACGGTCATCCGGATCGGGCTCGGCTCGCAGGAGCTGGCCACGCCCCTGGTGCCGCCGGAGACCAAACCGATCGACGAGCTGGAACCGCTGTGCGCGATGGCCCTGCGGAAGTTCGTCACCACCTATTCGACGGTGCCGGACCTGCCGGTCGCGGTCGCGCTGCGCGGGTTCTCGCGCATCTACCTGACCGGCGACGACGACCGCAAGCGCGCGATGGCGCGGGCGCTGGTCGCGCAGCTGGGCACCTTCCACGCCCCCGGCGACGTGCTGACCGCGTTCTGCGTGCGCGAGCGTGAGCTGTGGGACTGGGCCAAGTGGCTGCCGCACGCGCTGCACCCGACCAAGACCGACGCGGTCGGCCAGATCCGGCTCGTCGCGCCGAGCGTCACCGCTCTGGAGGCCATGCTCGACGACGTGCTCGCCAACCGGCCGCGCTTCAACCCGGGCACGCAGCCGATCGAGGGCTCCACGCACGTGGTGGTGTTCGTCGACGGCGGCGACACCGGCGGGTCCGAGCACCTGATGATCGAGGGCGGCGTCGAGGGTGTCACGGTCATCGACCTCTCCGGCGAGCCGCCGCGCCTGCTCGACTCGGCCACGCTGGTCCTCGACGTCTCGCCCGAAGGCAACCTCACCAGCCGCACCATGGACGGCGCGGGCAACATCGGCACCGCCGACGGCCTGGACGTCGAGGAGATGCGCGGTCTCGTGCGCACCCTCGCGCCGCTGCGGTTGTCCGCGCTGACCGCGAGCGAGCAGCCGCTGTCCGGTTCGCTGGAGCTGACCGACCTGCTCGGGCTGGGCGACCCGTACGAGTTCGACCTCGCGAAGAGCTGGGAGGCGCGGTCCAACCGGGACCGGCTGCGCGTCCCGATCGGCATCACCGCCGACGGCCGCCCGATGGAGCTGGACCTCAAGGAGTCCGCACAGGACGGCATGGGCCCGCACGGCCTGCTGGTCGGCGCCACCGGCTCCGGCAAGTCCGAGCTGTTGCGCACGCTCGTGCTGGCGCTGGCCGTCACGCACGATTCGGAGATCCTGAACTTCGTGCTGGTGGACTTCAAGGGTGGCGCCACGTTCACCAAGCTCGACCGGCTGCCGCACACCAGCGCGGTGATCACCAACCTGGCCGACGAGCTGCACCTGGTGGACCGCATGCTCGACGCGATCGGCGGCGAGCTGGTGCGCAGGCAGGAGCTGCTGCGCAAGGCGGGCAACTACGGTTCCCAGCGCGACTACGAGAAGGCCCGCACCGCCGGCGCCCCGCTCGACCCGCTGCCCGCGCTGCTGATCGTGGTCGACGAGTTCTCCGAGCTGCTGACCGCGCGGCCGGACTTCATCGACATGTTCGTCCAGATCGGACGCGTCGGCCGTTCGCTCGGTGTTCACCTGCTGCTCGCGTCGCAGCGGCTGGAGGAGGGCAGGCTGCGCGGGCTGGACTCGCACCTGTCCTACCGCATAGCGCTGCGGACGTTCTCCGCGATGGAGAGCCGGGTCGTGCTCGGCACGCCGGACGCGTTCCAGCTGCCCCGCTCCCCCGGCAACGGCTTCCTCAAGACCGGTGTCGACGAGCTGACCCGGTTCAAGGCCGCCTACGTCTCCGGCGTGCACCGGCGCGGCACGGTCCAGCACACCGACGACGAGGGCCGGCAGATCGACCCGGTGCAGGACTACTCGACGGCGTACCTGCGGCCCCGCCTGGCGGAGAAGCCGCTGGAGCAGCCGAAGCCCGCCGAGTCCGACGAGCTCGGCGAGACGCTGATGGACGTGCTGGTCGAGCGACTCGAAGGCAAGGGCGTGGCGGCGCACCAGGTGTGGCTGCCGCCGCTGGCCGAGCCGCCGTCGCTGGACAAGCTGCTCGAACCCCTGGTGCACGACCCCCAGCGCGGCCTCACGACGGGCCAGACCGAGTACGTCGGGGCGCTGCGGGCCGCGGCCGGCGTCATCGACCGCCCGGCCGACCAGCGCCGCGACGTGTGCTGGCTCGACCTCTCCGGCGCGGGCGGCAACATCGCCGTCGTCGGTGGCCCGCAGAGCGGCAAGAGCACCGTGATCCGCACGATCATCGGCAGTCTCGCGCTCACCCACACCCCCGCGGAGGTGCAGTTCTTCTGCCTCGACTTCGGCGGCGGCGGCCTGACCGCGATGCGGGACCTCGCCCACGTCGGCGGGGTGGCCACCCGCCGGGAGGTGGACCGCGTGCGGCGCAGCATCGCCGAGGCGCGGACGCTGCTCGCCGAGCGGGAACAGCGGTTCTCCGAGCACGGCATCGACGGCATGGCGACCTACCGGAAGCAGTTGCGCGAGGGCAGGTTCCCCGAGGACCGCTTCGGCGACCTGTTCCTGGTGATCGACGGCTGGGGCACGATCCGCTCGGAGTTCGAGGACCTCGAACCGGCGATCAACGAGCTGATCAACCGCGGGCTGGCGTTCGGCATCCACGTCGTCACGAGCTCGAACCGCTGGCTGGACCTGCGGATGAACGTCCGCGACATGTTCGGCAGCCGGATCGAGCTTCGGCTCGGCGATCCCGTCGACTCCGTGATCGGGCGCCGTCAGGCCGCCGGTGTCCCGGAGCAGTCCCCCGGGCGCGGCCTGTCGCCGGACGGCATGCACTTCCTGTCCGGCGTGCCGCGGATCGACGGCAGGGAGACCGCCGACGATCTCGCCGACGGCGTCCAGCACCTGGTGGAGACGATCAGCGGCGTCTGGACCGGCCCGCGCGCCCCGCGGGTCCGCCTGCTCCCGGCCGAGCTGCCGTACTCCGAGTTGCCCGCACCGGACGGGAAGGGGATCCCGATCGGCATCTCCGAGACCGACCTGCAGCCGGTCCGCCTGGACTTCGTCACCGAACCGCACCTGGTCCTCTTCGGCGACGTGGGGTCCGGAAAGAGCACGTTCCTGCGGGCGCTCGCCAAGAGCATCATGACCCGCTACAGCCCGGACGAGGCGCAGATCGCCCTCATCGACTTCCGGCGAAGCATGCTCGGCCTCGTCCCGGACGAGTACTTGATCGGTTACGCGACGACGAGCGGAACCGTTCAGGAAATGACGCGTCTGACCATTGACGCGATGCAGAAGCGACTGCCGGGAGGTGACATCACGCCGGAGCAGCTCCGCTCCCGGAGCTGGTGGAGCGGACCGGAGCTGTTCATCCTGGTCGACGACTACGACCTGGTCGCGCCGAACCCGCACGACAACCCGCTGACCCACCTGCTGGAGTTCATGACCCAGGGGCGCGACATCGGGCTCCACCTGGTCGTCACCCGGCGCACCGGTGGCGCGGCGCGGGCGATGTTCGACCCGGTGATCGCCCGGATCCGGGACCTGGCCTCGCCGGGGATCCTGATGTCGGGCAGCCGGGAAGAGGGGCCGCTGCTGGGCAACATCAAGCCCCAGCAGTTGCCCCCGGGCCGCGGCTGGTTCATCACCCGTGGCGGCGGAGCGCGGCTGGTCCAGCTCGCGCACCTGCCCGCGGACGAATAG
- a CDS encoding S8 family serine peptidase has translation MRPVHAKRLRSALAAAVTALAVVTVSPPAAQAQQNCVVPGDLLVPVPWSQQMLAPDRVWPLSTGAGQRVAVLSTGITDNPLLAGRIAERANFAPPGTGQQSGLPDCLGSGTGVSGIIAAQPSQAVGFHGMAPGAQILSAKVVGDQYPSNRNPRDTVAPETLAAAVNWAVDRGASVIAVPTITYDDSAALRGAVQRALSRNIVVVAAVGEAASNEPPGLVPYPAAYDGVVGVGAIGENGLALASTRPGAVDLVAPGANVITTYPGSGLGMASGTQVATAYVAATVALVRSYRPQLSTTDVVQRLYATATPAPEGTGSAYYGFGVVNPYQAVSDDVVAGNPVTLPPLTPVVVDPAVAARQAAENRSDEWALILAAAGFALVVLVTAIVVFGPRGRRRRWRTGLAVVPQDRPEDERPEPPVELFSDRRKRS, from the coding sequence ATGCGGCCCGTGCACGCCAAGCGTCTTCGATCGGCACTGGCCGCCGCGGTCACCGCGCTCGCCGTGGTCACGGTGAGCCCGCCGGCCGCGCAGGCCCAGCAGAACTGTGTCGTTCCGGGAGACCTTTTGGTTCCCGTTCCTTGGTCCCAGCAGATGCTGGCCCCCGATCGGGTGTGGCCGCTGAGCACCGGAGCCGGGCAGCGCGTCGCGGTGCTCAGCACGGGCATCACCGACAACCCGCTGCTCGCCGGGCGCATCGCGGAACGGGCGAACTTCGCGCCACCCGGCACCGGCCAGCAGAGCGGCCTGCCGGACTGCCTCGGCAGCGGAACCGGTGTCAGCGGCATCATCGCCGCCCAGCCCAGCCAGGCCGTGGGTTTCCACGGAATGGCGCCCGGAGCCCAGATCCTGTCCGCGAAGGTGGTCGGCGACCAGTACCCGTCCAACCGCAATCCCAGGGACACCGTGGCGCCGGAGACCCTCGCGGCGGCGGTGAACTGGGCCGTCGACCGCGGCGCGAGCGTCATCGCCGTCCCGACCATCACCTACGACGACAGCGCGGCACTGCGCGGCGCGGTGCAACGCGCGCTGTCGCGCAACATCGTCGTGGTGGCGGCCGTCGGCGAAGCCGCGTCCAACGAACCCCCCGGCCTGGTTCCGTACCCGGCCGCCTACGACGGCGTGGTGGGCGTCGGCGCGATCGGCGAGAACGGTCTCGCACTGGCCAGCACCCGGCCCGGCGCCGTCGACCTGGTGGCGCCGGGCGCCAACGTGATCACGACCTACCCGGGCTCGGGACTGGGAATGGCTTCCGGCACGCAGGTCGCCACCGCCTACGTCGCCGCGACGGTCGCGCTGGTGCGCTCCTACCGGCCGCAACTGTCCACCACGGACGTTGTGCAGCGGTTGTACGCCACCGCGACCCCGGCTCCCGAAGGCACCGGAAGCGCGTACTACGGCTTCGGGGTCGTCAACCCGTACCAGGCCGTGTCGGACGACGTGGTCGCCGGCAACCCGGTGACGCTTCCGCCGCTCACGCCCGTCGTCGTCGACCCGGCGGTCGCGGCGCGCCAGGCGGCCGAGAACCGCAGCGACGAGTGGGCCCTCATCCTGGCCGCCGCCGGGTTCGCGCTCGTGGTGCTGGTGACCGCGATCGTCGTGTTCGGACCGCGTGGCCGTCGCCGCCGTTGGCGAACCGGACTCGCGGTCGTGCCCCAGGACCGGCCGGAGGACGAGCGTCCCGAGCCCCCGGTCGAACTGTTCAGCGACCGCCGCAAGCGGTCCTGA